The following coding sequences lie in one Thalassoglobus polymorphus genomic window:
- a CDS encoding low molecular weight protein arginine phosphatase, translating to MTQTINLDEINDETDALRVAVSQLEAGKVVVVPVEVGVLVLALPSQLGAASRLTEIAKAVPEAIPVVAMAHRSVIDDYADNLSTLVYKLSRRCWPGPVALRVGGGQPEGFSADWSGDAREWALNASGRVFAIPRSNFSNTLLKRLSTPALGLVIPQTELERLDAGWADLIFSSREEVYEEGLTVVDVDGQNYQLERAGAVTKLSFSRLTGEVYVFVCTGNTCRSPMAEALFRNMLAQQMQCADDELLDRGYTVISAGLAAYPGSPASPEAVALLKEQGIDMSSHESRPVTEELLFHSDHIITMTQNHRDAILNAFPELAGKTRLLSDSGKDVSDPIGAGVEEYEICRNEIEGYLRLLLDQQSST from the coding sequence ATGACCCAGACTATCAACCTCGATGAGATCAACGACGAGACCGACGCTCTTCGTGTCGCTGTGTCGCAACTTGAGGCTGGAAAGGTTGTTGTGGTTCCGGTTGAAGTTGGGGTACTGGTTCTGGCTTTGCCGAGTCAGCTTGGTGCCGCCAGTCGTCTGACTGAAATCGCCAAGGCTGTGCCCGAGGCAATTCCGGTTGTTGCGATGGCACATCGCAGTGTGATTGATGACTACGCTGATAATTTATCGACGCTTGTTTATAAGCTTTCTCGACGATGTTGGCCGGGGCCGGTTGCTTTGCGAGTCGGTGGAGGACAGCCCGAAGGTTTTTCGGCGGACTGGAGTGGTGACGCTCGAGAATGGGCATTGAACGCATCCGGGCGTGTTTTTGCTATTCCCAGATCAAATTTTTCAAATACGCTATTAAAACGACTTTCGACACCAGCCTTAGGGTTGGTCATTCCGCAGACAGAGTTAGAACGTTTGGATGCGGGCTGGGCTGACCTGATTTTTTCCTCGAGAGAAGAAGTCTACGAGGAAGGATTAACAGTCGTTGATGTCGATGGGCAAAATTACCAACTAGAGCGAGCAGGCGCTGTGACAAAACTGAGTTTTTCTCGTTTAACCGGCGAAGTGTACGTTTTCGTGTGTACAGGCAACACCTGTCGCAGCCCGATGGCGGAAGCACTTTTTCGAAATATGCTTGCACAGCAAATGCAATGTGCGGATGATGAACTGTTGGACAGAGGGTACACTGTCATCTCGGCGGGGCTGGCGGCCTATCCGGGATCGCCAGCGAGTCCAGAAGCGGTTGCCCTTTTGAAAGAGCAAGGCATCGACATGTCTTCTCATGAAAGTCGACCAGTCACTGAAGAATTGCTGTTCCATAGTGATCACATTATCACAATGACTCAGAATCATCGTGATGCGATTTTAAATGCGTTTCCGGAACTCGCCGGGAAAACACGGTTGCTCTCGGATTCCGGGAAAGATGTTTCCGATCCGATAGGAGCCGGGGTCGAGGAGTACGAGATTTGCCGAAATGAGATTGAAGGCTATTTAAGATTGCTACTTGACCAGCAGTCGTCAACATAA
- a CDS encoding linear amide C-N hydrolase, whose amino-acid sequence MVRYFFFAMTALFGGLLIGTPVQSCSRVLWNDSGQSVVVGRNMDWFEDIRSNMWILPRGMERNGLAEKNPLRWTSKYGSVIVSCYDVGTADGINEKGLAGHLLYLPETSVGPRDESLPGLCMSMWVQYYLDQFATVDEAVKSYKEHPYQLQMAVEPSSGKAVTVHIALNDSSGDSAVIECIDGKIKFYHDRSYTVMTNQPSFDKQLENLKQYRGFGGEKRLPGTHEPADRFVRGAYYVNHLPKPNSEREAIAAMMSVMRNVSAPFGIADPERPNVSTTIWRTVTDLSKGVLYYDSVFSPQVFWVDTKKVNFDSGQPVRKLTLIENYDLAGEVSAEFVPTPMFDFLAPE is encoded by the coding sequence ATGGTTCGTTACTTCTTCTTTGCGATGACAGCCCTTTTTGGGGGATTGCTGATTGGGACGCCAGTGCAATCCTGTTCCCGTGTTCTTTGGAATGACAGCGGTCAGTCTGTCGTTGTCGGCCGGAACATGGACTGGTTTGAGGACATCAGGAGCAACATGTGGATACTTCCACGTGGGATGGAACGTAACGGTTTGGCAGAGAAAAACCCGTTACGCTGGACCAGTAAGTATGGGAGTGTCATCGTCTCTTGCTACGACGTTGGAACTGCTGACGGCATTAACGAGAAAGGACTGGCAGGCCATCTGTTGTACTTGCCGGAAACTTCGGTTGGGCCGCGTGACGAATCTCTTCCGGGGCTGTGCATGTCGATGTGGGTGCAATATTACCTCGACCAGTTTGCGACCGTTGATGAGGCAGTCAAGTCCTACAAAGAGCATCCCTATCAGTTGCAGATGGCAGTCGAACCTTCCAGCGGGAAGGCGGTTACTGTGCACATCGCATTGAACGACTCCAGCGGCGACTCTGCTGTGATCGAATGCATCGATGGGAAAATCAAGTTCTATCACGACCGAAGTTATACTGTCATGACGAATCAGCCATCTTTCGATAAGCAGCTTGAGAACCTGAAGCAATATCGTGGGTTCGGGGGTGAAAAGCGATTGCCAGGAACTCATGAACCTGCTGATCGGTTTGTTCGTGGGGCCTATTACGTGAATCATTTGCCGAAGCCGAACTCTGAGCGAGAAGCGATCGCAGCGATGATGAGTGTGATGCGCAACGTGTCGGCACCGTTCGGCATCGCTGATCCAGAACGTCCGAACGTCTCGACCACGATTTGGCGAACCGTGACTGATCTGAGCAAAGGTGTCCTTTACTACGATTCGGTCTTCAGTCCTCAGGTCTTCTGGGTAGACACGAAGAAGGTGAACTTCGACTCAGGTCAGCCGGTACGCAAGCTCACACTGATCGAGAATTACGATCTTGCGGGCGAGGTGTCAGCCGAGTTCGTCCCGACTCCGATGTTCGATTTCCTTGCTCCAGAGTAA
- a CDS encoding DUF1501 domain-containing protein: MLTLLGKNTPMCDRLDRRSFLRIGGLAMGGLTLPQLLRAEQAAGVNGNGKGVIMIFLPGGPPHQDMWDIKTDAPAEIRGEFNPIQTKVPGIEICEQFPQLASMADKLTFIRTMVGAGGAHYAFQCLTGQHNRNQPPGGWPALGSVLSKVYGPKDPAVPAYVGLSPKTRHAPWGDNGQPGYLGVAHAPFTPNGDGASDLVLNGISSDRLASRKQVLKAFDRFRTQIDASGMMEGQDSFNQQAFGILTSSKLADALDLENESQQIRDRYGYGEDKLQSDGSTRLLTNFLKARRLIEAGVRCVSLSFSRWDWHGGNFKRGRQDMPMLDQAVSALVEDMENRGMLDDVTVVVWGEFGRTPKINSKAGRDHWPRVSCALLAGGGMKHGQVIGKTNRLGEEAIERPVHFQEVFATLYKSVGINVDHVTLDDLQGRPRFLVDQNKAQPIPELFG; this comes from the coding sequence ATGCTCACCCTCCTTGGTAAAAATACTCCAATGTGCGATCGCTTGGATCGACGCTCGTTTTTACGAATCGGTGGATTGGCGATGGGCGGGCTGACTCTTCCGCAATTACTTCGAGCTGAACAGGCAGCAGGAGTGAACGGGAACGGGAAGGGAGTCATCATGATCTTCCTGCCCGGTGGGCCTCCTCACCAGGATATGTGGGATATCAAAACAGACGCCCCAGCTGAGATTCGTGGAGAATTCAATCCGATCCAAACGAAAGTTCCGGGTATCGAAATCTGCGAACAGTTTCCGCAACTCGCTTCCATGGCGGACAAGCTGACGTTCATTCGTACAATGGTCGGTGCTGGTGGAGCACACTACGCTTTCCAATGCTTGACCGGTCAACACAACCGGAATCAACCGCCTGGTGGCTGGCCCGCACTCGGCTCGGTTCTTTCTAAAGTCTATGGCCCGAAAGACCCAGCCGTACCAGCGTATGTTGGTCTTTCACCAAAAACACGACACGCCCCCTGGGGAGACAACGGACAGCCCGGATACCTCGGCGTCGCTCATGCTCCTTTTACTCCCAACGGAGATGGAGCCTCGGATCTGGTCCTGAATGGAATCTCCAGCGACCGTTTAGCAAGTCGAAAACAGGTCTTGAAAGCGTTTGATCGCTTCCGGACTCAAATTGATGCATCGGGAATGATGGAAGGACAGGACTCTTTCAATCAACAGGCATTTGGAATTTTAACATCAAGCAAACTTGCCGATGCTCTTGATCTGGAAAATGAGTCGCAGCAAATTCGTGATCGATACGGATACGGTGAAGACAAACTTCAATCCGACGGCAGTACACGGCTACTTACGAATTTCTTGAAAGCACGTCGGCTGATCGAAGCAGGTGTCCGCTGCGTTTCGCTTTCCTTCAGCCGTTGGGACTGGCACGGAGGGAATTTCAAACGTGGTCGCCAGGACATGCCGATGCTGGACCAAGCCGTCAGCGCACTTGTCGAAGATATGGAAAATCGCGGGATGCTCGACGATGTCACTGTTGTCGTCTGGGGAGAATTCGGACGGACCCCGAAGATCAACTCCAAAGCTGGTCGCGACCACTGGCCACGTGTCTCATGTGCACTGCTGGCTGGTGGTGGAATGAAACATGGTCAGGTGATTGGAAAAACTAATCGTCTGGGGGAAGAAGCGATCGAACGCCCCGTCCACTTCCAGGAAGTTTTCGCCACGCTCTATAAGTCTGTCGGCATCAACGTTGATCATGTCACTCTTGACGATCTCCAGGGCCGACCACGATTTCTTGTCGATCAGAATAAGGCTCAACCGATCCCGGAATTGTTCGGGTAA
- a CDS encoding exo-alpha-sialidase gives MNRLFETGLLLFASLVIHSTLFAQSDDIPDRPQQLWDASKDLPKTIEIKSLPHVKFHVIKEHEPTLDGGYGFLHGVALCWHKGKLYASWGHNKGIENTASEEARGRVSQDGGKTWRETFTIDSGSDENLAVSHGVFHSDGDKLWAFMGAFYGNRQDVHTRAYVLDEQNGDWKFRGRVIGDGFWPMEEPTQMSNGNWIIGGLKVGAGNPAAVAISHGDDFTKWDVVVISKPKSIKMWGESTTLVHDNQILNLSRWGGQAFALLAKSEDFGQTWTPSLPTNLPMAGSKPYAGTLSTGESYLICTTTSDSGHRRSPLTIALSEAGAVSFNRIYTIRNAESPDGPGESHPKAKLSYPYAIEHEGSLYVGYSNNGGRSGMNINSAEMAIIPISELRK, from the coding sequence ATGAACAGACTATTCGAGACCGGGCTGCTCCTTTTCGCTTCACTCGTCATCCACTCAACTCTGTTCGCGCAGTCAGACGATATTCCAGACCGCCCGCAGCAGCTTTGGGATGCCTCGAAAGATCTTCCCAAAACAATCGAAATCAAGTCACTGCCGCATGTGAAGTTTCATGTCATCAAAGAACATGAGCCGACTCTTGATGGTGGGTATGGCTTTCTGCATGGCGTTGCTCTCTGCTGGCACAAAGGGAAATTGTACGCCTCATGGGGACACAACAAAGGGATCGAAAACACCGCCAGTGAAGAAGCACGCGGACGCGTCAGTCAGGATGGCGGGAAGACTTGGAGAGAGACCTTCACGATCGATTCTGGCAGCGATGAAAATCTGGCTGTCAGCCATGGCGTCTTTCATTCAGACGGTGACAAGCTGTGGGCTTTCATGGGAGCGTTTTACGGAAACCGCCAAGACGTTCATACGCGTGCCTATGTACTGGATGAACAAAATGGAGATTGGAAATTTCGAGGGCGTGTGATTGGCGACGGGTTCTGGCCGATGGAAGAACCGACTCAGATGAGCAATGGAAACTGGATCATTGGCGGACTGAAAGTCGGAGCAGGAAACCCGGCTGCTGTCGCCATCAGCCACGGCGACGACTTCACCAAATGGGATGTCGTGGTCATCTCGAAGCCGAAGTCGATCAAGATGTGGGGTGAGTCAACAACGCTTGTGCACGATAACCAAATTCTGAATCTATCACGCTGGGGTGGGCAGGCATTCGCATTGCTCGCGAAGAGTGAAGACTTCGGACAAACGTGGACGCCATCACTTCCGACGAACCTTCCAATGGCTGGTTCGAAGCCATACGCAGGAACATTAAGTACCGGCGAGAGTTATCTGATCTGCACGACGACTTCCGACTCTGGTCACCGCCGATCTCCATTGACGATTGCATTGAGTGAGGCAGGAGCCGTTTCGTTCAACCGAATCTACACAATTCGTAATGCTGAATCCCCTGATGGTCCGGGGGAATCGCATCCAAAAGCGAAGCTCTCTTACCCTTACGCCATCGAGCACGAAGGATCATTGTATGTCGGCTACTCGAACAACGGAGGCCGATCAGGAATGAACATCAACAGCGCCGAAATGGCGATCATCCCGATTTCTGAACTTCGCAAGTAA